A DNA window from Camelina sativa cultivar DH55 chromosome 13, Cs, whole genome shotgun sequence contains the following coding sequences:
- the LOC104736283 gene encoding DDT domain-containing protein PTM-like isoform X1, translating to MEVVEGKVARPRGRPRKRPRPEDQNGVSSNRGKRPVLETLKVTLPRSLLGRYVLKDFDDCRVSLGKIVSYNTGLYRVEYEDGEFEDLETCSLRQLIIGDNYFDDELRVRRSKLDDFILKKDEKKKTDYTKKKGVELQNRVNEVEVPTSTSPSSVAEVESDYSSCGVPGSEDNRDPDIETMSPLVPVPPVDLPSSSGTICIPEEAVVHLLSVYGFLRSFSVQLYILPFGLDDFVGALNFGGPNSLLDAIHVALMRALKGHLERLSLEGSEVASKCLRCIDWSLLDALTWPVYLVHYFAAMGHASGPVWRVFNEYVVEKDYYSSPVVMKLKILQILCDDVFDVADVRAEIDSREETEVGLDPDGVTADLPENGPRRVHPRFAKTSACKEKELSEYVAVNHGISSMSESKILSSRYTDGGHGDSSDLDGNSDECRLCGMDGTLLCCDGCPLAYHSRCIGVVKMYIPDGPWYCPECTINKMGPTIAHKTSLRGAVYFGVDPHGRLFLGTCNHLLVLKISVQADSDIKYYNAIDIPKVVLVLLSATNHRMEYLYICKAISQYWDLPEGLISYLRAVEIDLAHMQKEGCDEASDVIRPDSASSSSGNNIQNVVGLHASASGSPVLGRSSGVQEKNLVAGITQKGLLFKPNTYINHYTNGELAASAAATLAVLSSEETHEPDLQKFSNAKKAVASNILLQVKAFSLVALSFFWPSPDKKEITRERCGWCHSCKLTSASRRGCMLNAAVTGATKSAMKVCSGLFPLKNGDGVLSSIAAYLLYLEESLRGLITGPFLSESLRYQWRKKLVEASTCKAMKALLLELEEDICSIALSSDWLKLVDDWLIEHSFFQSAPFTVADTQKRRPGKRQRNQAEITAQGSDDDSFTWWRGGKLSKVILLKAVLLKPQRRKAAWHGGIKKFPEFSYGDGSYIPKRSRRSVWKAAVESSKNISQLALQVRYLDMNIRWSELVRPEQNVQDVKGPETEATVFRNASICDKKIIDNKVRYGVVFGNQKHLPSRVMKKITEVEKTEDGKEKYWFHEARVPLYLIKEYEESLPRVHIPFIKKPSRKISKLQKMQLKASRANIFSYLASRRDNTEKCSCASCHLDVFVRNATTCSTCQGFCHKECTMSTQHTVGKVELLVTCKRCYLARARSLMNQRHPTTAAVLIDRPFQNAVTPVTKTQFKPPNQQLPSSNIRSTTSGVKQITPDSNLAPKSKHKTLSWGIIWRKKNVEEDTGVNFRHQHVLLAARSDQPNPEPVCCLCKLPYNPGLTYIHCTNCDKWYHIEAIKLEESKIPEVVGFKCCKCRRIRSPDCPYMDPVLKEQKQMKPVVSRRQKHGKGSIGMDSTSERMSEQEDSMPSTPSFPFEDTFVPDDDPLLMSVSKIEQITPNNLDVEWNGDGSVPGPQKLQVRRQVKREDTDGNNSLSYTEFSMQPESMPIVKPEMEATLPVTEWDASGNCDMVEGELMFDYEDMEFEPQTYFSLTELLTTDDSGQCDGYGDGKDASANTDNPNPQVETTVEQCRAFLCDNTIPCQICMHVDPGPDLTCKTCTMTIHSHCSPWEEESTCTGGSWRCGRCREWL from the exons ATGGAAGTGGTGGAAGGAAAGGTGGCCAGACCTAGAGGTAGACCGAGGAAACGCCCGAGACCAGAGGATCAAAATGGAGTGTCGTCTAATCGAGGGAAGAGGCCGGTTTTGGAGACTTTGAAAGTGACTTTACCTAGATCTCTTCTCGGTCGTTATGTGTTGAaagattttgatgactgtagaGTTTCTCTTGGGAAGATAGTTTCGTATAATACTGGCTTGTACAGAGTTGAATATGAGGATGGTGAGTTTGAGGATCTGGAAACTTGTTCTCTTCGTCAGTTAATTATTGGGGATAATTACTTTGATGATGAATTACGTGTTAGAAGAAGTAAATTAGATGACTTTATTCTGAAAAaggatgaaaagaagaaaacagattACACGAAGAAGAAAGGAGTTGAGCTGCAAAATCGAGTAAATGAAGTTGAGGTGCCCACATCTACTAGCCCAAGTTCTGTGGCAGAAGTTGAAAGTGATTATTCATCTTGTGGTGTACCTGGCTCTGAAGATAACAGAGATCCAGATATAGAAACTATGTCGCCTCTTGTCCCAGTTCCACCAGTGGATTTGCCTTCTTCATCAGGAACGATTTGTATCCCTGAGGAGGCTGTGGTGCATCTTTTATCTGTATACGGTTTCTTAAGATCATTCAGTGTTCAGTTATATATCCTTCCATTTGGGTTGGATGATTTTGTGGGAGCATTGAATTTCGGAGGACCAAATTCGTTGCTGGATGCCATTCATGTTGCCTTAATGCGGGCACTGAAGGGCCATCTTGAGAGACTCTCCTTAGAAGGGTCTGAAGTGGCTTCAAAGTGCCTGAG GTGCATTGATTGGAGCTTGCTCGATGCGCTAACTTGGCCAGTTTATTTGGTTCACTACTTCGCTGCCATGGGACATGCAAGTGGGCCTGTCTGGAGAGTTTTTAATGAATACGTTGTGGAAAAAGATTATTATTCCTCACCTGTAGTGATGAAGTTGAAGATCCTGCAAATTCTGTGTGATGACGTCTTTGATGTAGCCGATGTAAGAGCTGAAATTGATTCTCGAGAAGAAACTGAAGTTGGACTTGATCCTGATGGCGTTACTGCTGATCTTCCTGAAAATGGACCTAGAAGGGTCCATCCCAGATTTGCTAAAACCTCAGCTTGCAAGGAGAAAGAGCTTAGTGAATATGTTGCAGTGAACCATGGGATAAGCTCAATGAGCGAGTCAAAAATTTTGAGCTCAAGATATACTGATGGTGGTCATGGAGATAGCTCAGATCTGGATGGGAACAGTGATGAATGTAGGCTCTGCGGCATGGATGGGACGTTGCTTTGCTGTGATGGATGCCCTTTAGCATATCACTCGAGATGCATTGGTGTGGTCAAAATGTACATACCAGATGGGCCGTGGTATTGTCCAGAATGCACTATCAACAAAATGGGGCCAACTATTGCTCACAAAACGTCACTCAGGGGAGCGGTGTATTTTGGAGTGGATCCACATGGGCGACTCTTCTTGGGTACATGCAATCACTTACTGGT GCTTAAAATTTCTGTCCAGGCGGATTCAGATATCAAATACTACAATGCCATCGACATTCCAAAAGTTGTCCTGGTGCTTTTGTCTGCAACGAACCATAGAATGGAATATCTGTATATATGCAAAGCGATCTCACAGTACTGGGATCTGCCTGAAGGTTTGATCTCTTATCTGAGGGCAGTGGAGATTGATTTAGCACACATGCAAAAAGAAGGGTGCGACGAGGCGTCAGACGTAATTAGACCTGATAGTGCAAGTAGTTCCAGTGGAAATAATATTCAGAATGTGGTTGGCCTCCACGCATCTGCTTCTGGCAGTCCTGTGTTAGGAAGATCAAGTGGAGTGCAAGAGAAGAATTTGGTTGCTGGTATTACACAGAAGGGTTTATTATTTAAACCTAATACTTACATTAATCATTACACAAATGGAGAATTGGCTGCGTCAGCTGCTGCTACTTTGGCTGTCCTTTCGTCAGAGGAAACCCATGAACCTGATCTACAAAAATTTAGTAATGCCAAGAAAGCTGTAGCAAGTAACATCTTGCTACAGGTGAAAGCATTTTCGTTAGTAGCCTTAAGTTTCTTCTGGCCAAGTCCTGATAAAAAGGAAATTACCAGGGAAAGGTGTGGATGGTGTCATTCTTGCAAACTCACTTCTGCAAGTAGGAGAGGATGCATGTTAAATGCAGCTGTAACAGGGGCCACCAAAAGTGCCATGAAGGTCTGCAGTGGCCTTTTTCCACTAAAAAATGGGGATGGAGTACTGTCTAGTATTGCAGCATATCTCCTATATCTCGAGGAAAGCTTACGTGGTCTCATTACGGGGCCATTTCTTAGTGAGAGTCTTAGGTATCAGTGGCGTAAGAAGTTAGTGGAAGCTTCAACATGCAAAGCGATGAAAGCCCTCCTGCTTgaa CTTGAGGAAGACATTTGCAGTATTGCTCTGTCAAGTGACTGGCTCAAACTAGTGGATGACTGGTTAATAGaacattctttttttcaaaGCGCTCCATTTACTGTTGCGGACACACAGAAACGTAGACCTGGTAAGAGGCAGAGGAACCAAGCTGAAATTACAGCCCAAGGTTCTGATGATGATAGCTTTACTTGGTGGCGAGGGGGGAAGTTATCAAAAGTTATACTCCTGAAGGCTGTCTTGTTGAAGCCTCAGAGAAGGAAAGCAGCTTGGCATG GTGGTATTAAAAAGTTTCCTGAATTTAGTTATGGCGATGGTTCTTACATTCCTAAGAGAAGCAGGCGGTCTGTTTGGAAAGCAGCAGTTGAAAGTAGCAAAAACATATCTCAGCTTGCTCTTCAG GTTAGATACCTGGACATGAATATAAGATGGAGTGAACTTGTACGCCCAGAGCAAAACGTGCAAGATGTTAAAGGTCCAGAGACAGAGGCCACTGTTTTTAGGAACGCTAGTATTTGTGACAAGAAGATTATAGATAACAAGGTTAGATATGGAGTTGTCTTTGGGAATCAAAAGCATCTGCCATCCCGTGTCATGAAGAAGATCACTGAAGTCGAGAAAACTGAAGATGGAAAGGAAAAGTATTGGTTTCATGAAGCTCGCGTTCCCTTATATTTGATCAAAGAATATGAAGAAAGTCTGCCTAGGGTACACATACCTTTCATCAAGAAGCCATCACGAAAAATATCAAAGCTCCAGAAAATGCAACTTAAAGCTTCTCGAGCGAACATATTTTCTTACCTAGCCTCTCGGAGGGACAACACAGAGAAGTGTTCTTGTGCATCATGCCATCTCGATGTTTTTGTGAG GAATGCAACAACATGCAGTACTTGCCAAG GTTTCTGTCACAAGGAATGTACTATGAGTACGCAACATACAGTTGGGAAAGTTGAACTTTTGGTAACCTGCAAACGGTGCTACCTTGCTAGAGCCCGTTCACTAATGAATCAGAGACATCCAACAACAGCCGCTGTCCTGATCGACAGACCGTTTCAAAATGCAGTCACTCCAGTCACCAAGACACAGTTTAAGCCTCCTAATCAACAGTTACCATCTTCCAACATACGCAGCACCACTTCAGGTGTTAAACAAATCACTCCTGATTCCAATTTGGCACCTAAAAGTAAACACAAAACATTGTCTTGGGGGATCATATGGAGGAAAAAGAACGTGGAAGAAGACACAG GTGTTAACTTCAGACATCAACATGTTCTGTTGGCTGCACGCTCTGATCAGCCGAATCCGGAACCAGTTTGCTGTCTCTGCAAACTGCCGTATAATCCTGGTCTAACATATATTCACTGTACAAATTGTGACA AGTGGTACCACATTGAAGCGATTAAGCTCGAGGAATCGAAAATTCCTGAAGTTGTTGGGTTCAAGTGTTGCAAATGCCGTCGTATACGATCACCAGATTGCCCTTACATGGATCCCGTACTGAAGGAACAGAAGCAGATGAAACCAGTAGTCTCCAGGAGGCAAAAACATGGGAAAGGAAGTATCGGAATGGATTCTACTTCTGAAAGAATGTCTGAACAAGAAGACTCCATGCCCTCTACTCCCTCATTCCCCTTTGAAGATACGTTTGTTCCAGATGATGATCCTCTCTTAATGTCAGTTTCAAAAATCGAACAAATTACACCTAACAATTTGGATGTCGAATGGAACGGGGATGGTTCTGTGCCGGGACCCCAGAAGCTACAAGTTAGGAGACAAGTGAAACGTGAAGACACAGACGGGAACAATAGTCTTTCTTATACAGAGTTTTCAATGCAACCCGAATCAATGCCTATTGTGAAACCAGAAATGGAGGCAACATTGCCTGTCACGGAATGGGATGCATCTGGCAACTGTGACATGGTTGAAGGCGAACTAATGTTTGACTACGAAGACATGGAGTTCGAACCCCAAACATATTTCTCGCTTACCGAGTTACTCACAACAGATGATAGTGGACAGTGCGATGGATACGGAGATGGCAAGGATGCTTCGGCAAACACGGATAACCCAAACCCCCAGGTTGAGACAACAGTGGAACAGTGTAGAGCATTTCTCTGTGACAATACAATTCCATGCCAGATATGTATGCATGTGGATCCTGGACCTGATCTCACATGCAAGACTTGTACTATGACTATTCATTCCCACTGTTCTCCATGGGAGGAGGAATCTACTTGCACGGGAGGTAGCTGGAGATGCGGTCGTTGCCGTGAGTGGCTGTAG
- the LOC104736283 gene encoding DDT domain-containing protein PTM-like isoform X4 encodes MEVVEGKVARPRGRPRKRPRPEDQNGVSSNRGKRPVLETLKVTLPRSLLGRYVLKDFDDCRVSLGKIVSYNTGLYRVEYEDGEFEDLETCSLRQLIIGDNYFDDELRVRRSKLDDFILKKDEKKKTDYTKKKGVELQNRVNEVEVPTSTSPSSVAEVESDYSSCGVPGSEDNRDPDIETMSPLVPVPPVDLPSSSGTICIPEEAVVHLLSVYGFLRSFSVQLYILPFGLDDFVGALNFGGPNSLLDAIHVALMRALKGHLERLSLEGSEVASKCLRCIDWSLLDALTWPVYLVHYFAAMGHASGPVWRVFNEYVVEKDYYSSPVVMKLKILQILCDDVFDVADVRAEIDSREETEVGLDPDGVTADLPENGPRRVHPRFAKTSACKEKELSEYVAVNHGISSMSESKILSSRYTDGGHGDSSDLDGNSDECRLCGMDGTLLCCDGCPLAYHSRCIGVVKMYIPDGPWYCPECTINKMGPTIAHKTSLRGAVYFGVDPHGRLFLGTCNHLLVLKISVQADSDIKYYNAIDIPKVVLVLLSATNHRMEYLYICKAISQYWDLPEGLISYLRAVEIDLAHMQKEGCDEASDVIRPDSASSSSGNNIQNVVGLHASASGSPVLGRSSGVQEKNLVAGITQKGLLFKPNTYINHYTNGELAASAAATLAVLSSEETHEPDLQKFSNAKKAVASNILLQVKAFSLVALSFFWPSPDKKEITRERCGWCHSCKLTSASRRGCMLNAAVTGATKSAMKVCSGLFPLKNGDGVLSSIAAYLLYLEESLRGLITGPFLSESLRYQWRKKLVEASTCKAMKALLLELEEDICSIALSSDWLKLVDDWLIEHSFFQSAPFTVADTQKRRPGKRQRNQAEITAQGSDDDSFTWWRGGKLSKVILLKAVLLKPQRRKAAWHGGIKKFPEFSYGDGSYIPKRSRRSVWKAAVESSKNISQLALQVRYLDMNIRWSELVRPEQNVQDVKGPETEATVFRNASICDKKIIDNKVRYGVVFGNQKHLPSRVMKKITEVEKTEDGKEKYWFHEARVPLYLIKEYEESLPRVHIPFIKKPSRKISKLQKMQLKASRANIFSYLASRRDNTEKCSCASCHLDVFVRNATTCSTCQGFCHKECTMSTQHTVGKVELLVTCKRCYLARARSLMNQRHPTTAAVLIDRPFQNAVTPVTKTQFKPPNQQLPSSNIRSTTSGVKQITPDSNLAPKSKHKTLSWGIIWRKKNVEEDTGVNFRHQHVLLAARSDQPNPEPVCCLCKLPYNPGLTYIHCTNCDTFVCRVVPH; translated from the exons ATGGAAGTGGTGGAAGGAAAGGTGGCCAGACCTAGAGGTAGACCGAGGAAACGCCCGAGACCAGAGGATCAAAATGGAGTGTCGTCTAATCGAGGGAAGAGGCCGGTTTTGGAGACTTTGAAAGTGACTTTACCTAGATCTCTTCTCGGTCGTTATGTGTTGAaagattttgatgactgtagaGTTTCTCTTGGGAAGATAGTTTCGTATAATACTGGCTTGTACAGAGTTGAATATGAGGATGGTGAGTTTGAGGATCTGGAAACTTGTTCTCTTCGTCAGTTAATTATTGGGGATAATTACTTTGATGATGAATTACGTGTTAGAAGAAGTAAATTAGATGACTTTATTCTGAAAAaggatgaaaagaagaaaacagattACACGAAGAAGAAAGGAGTTGAGCTGCAAAATCGAGTAAATGAAGTTGAGGTGCCCACATCTACTAGCCCAAGTTCTGTGGCAGAAGTTGAAAGTGATTATTCATCTTGTGGTGTACCTGGCTCTGAAGATAACAGAGATCCAGATATAGAAACTATGTCGCCTCTTGTCCCAGTTCCACCAGTGGATTTGCCTTCTTCATCAGGAACGATTTGTATCCCTGAGGAGGCTGTGGTGCATCTTTTATCTGTATACGGTTTCTTAAGATCATTCAGTGTTCAGTTATATATCCTTCCATTTGGGTTGGATGATTTTGTGGGAGCATTGAATTTCGGAGGACCAAATTCGTTGCTGGATGCCATTCATGTTGCCTTAATGCGGGCACTGAAGGGCCATCTTGAGAGACTCTCCTTAGAAGGGTCTGAAGTGGCTTCAAAGTGCCTGAG GTGCATTGATTGGAGCTTGCTCGATGCGCTAACTTGGCCAGTTTATTTGGTTCACTACTTCGCTGCCATGGGACATGCAAGTGGGCCTGTCTGGAGAGTTTTTAATGAATACGTTGTGGAAAAAGATTATTATTCCTCACCTGTAGTGATGAAGTTGAAGATCCTGCAAATTCTGTGTGATGACGTCTTTGATGTAGCCGATGTAAGAGCTGAAATTGATTCTCGAGAAGAAACTGAAGTTGGACTTGATCCTGATGGCGTTACTGCTGATCTTCCTGAAAATGGACCTAGAAGGGTCCATCCCAGATTTGCTAAAACCTCAGCTTGCAAGGAGAAAGAGCTTAGTGAATATGTTGCAGTGAACCATGGGATAAGCTCAATGAGCGAGTCAAAAATTTTGAGCTCAAGATATACTGATGGTGGTCATGGAGATAGCTCAGATCTGGATGGGAACAGTGATGAATGTAGGCTCTGCGGCATGGATGGGACGTTGCTTTGCTGTGATGGATGCCCTTTAGCATATCACTCGAGATGCATTGGTGTGGTCAAAATGTACATACCAGATGGGCCGTGGTATTGTCCAGAATGCACTATCAACAAAATGGGGCCAACTATTGCTCACAAAACGTCACTCAGGGGAGCGGTGTATTTTGGAGTGGATCCACATGGGCGACTCTTCTTGGGTACATGCAATCACTTACTGGT GCTTAAAATTTCTGTCCAGGCGGATTCAGATATCAAATACTACAATGCCATCGACATTCCAAAAGTTGTCCTGGTGCTTTTGTCTGCAACGAACCATAGAATGGAATATCTGTATATATGCAAAGCGATCTCACAGTACTGGGATCTGCCTGAAGGTTTGATCTCTTATCTGAGGGCAGTGGAGATTGATTTAGCACACATGCAAAAAGAAGGGTGCGACGAGGCGTCAGACGTAATTAGACCTGATAGTGCAAGTAGTTCCAGTGGAAATAATATTCAGAATGTGGTTGGCCTCCACGCATCTGCTTCTGGCAGTCCTGTGTTAGGAAGATCAAGTGGAGTGCAAGAGAAGAATTTGGTTGCTGGTATTACACAGAAGGGTTTATTATTTAAACCTAATACTTACATTAATCATTACACAAATGGAGAATTGGCTGCGTCAGCTGCTGCTACTTTGGCTGTCCTTTCGTCAGAGGAAACCCATGAACCTGATCTACAAAAATTTAGTAATGCCAAGAAAGCTGTAGCAAGTAACATCTTGCTACAGGTGAAAGCATTTTCGTTAGTAGCCTTAAGTTTCTTCTGGCCAAGTCCTGATAAAAAGGAAATTACCAGGGAAAGGTGTGGATGGTGTCATTCTTGCAAACTCACTTCTGCAAGTAGGAGAGGATGCATGTTAAATGCAGCTGTAACAGGGGCCACCAAAAGTGCCATGAAGGTCTGCAGTGGCCTTTTTCCACTAAAAAATGGGGATGGAGTACTGTCTAGTATTGCAGCATATCTCCTATATCTCGAGGAAAGCTTACGTGGTCTCATTACGGGGCCATTTCTTAGTGAGAGTCTTAGGTATCAGTGGCGTAAGAAGTTAGTGGAAGCTTCAACATGCAAAGCGATGAAAGCCCTCCTGCTTgaa CTTGAGGAAGACATTTGCAGTATTGCTCTGTCAAGTGACTGGCTCAAACTAGTGGATGACTGGTTAATAGaacattctttttttcaaaGCGCTCCATTTACTGTTGCGGACACACAGAAACGTAGACCTGGTAAGAGGCAGAGGAACCAAGCTGAAATTACAGCCCAAGGTTCTGATGATGATAGCTTTACTTGGTGGCGAGGGGGGAAGTTATCAAAAGTTATACTCCTGAAGGCTGTCTTGTTGAAGCCTCAGAGAAGGAAAGCAGCTTGGCATG GTGGTATTAAAAAGTTTCCTGAATTTAGTTATGGCGATGGTTCTTACATTCCTAAGAGAAGCAGGCGGTCTGTTTGGAAAGCAGCAGTTGAAAGTAGCAAAAACATATCTCAGCTTGCTCTTCAG GTTAGATACCTGGACATGAATATAAGATGGAGTGAACTTGTACGCCCAGAGCAAAACGTGCAAGATGTTAAAGGTCCAGAGACAGAGGCCACTGTTTTTAGGAACGCTAGTATTTGTGACAAGAAGATTATAGATAACAAGGTTAGATATGGAGTTGTCTTTGGGAATCAAAAGCATCTGCCATCCCGTGTCATGAAGAAGATCACTGAAGTCGAGAAAACTGAAGATGGAAAGGAAAAGTATTGGTTTCATGAAGCTCGCGTTCCCTTATATTTGATCAAAGAATATGAAGAAAGTCTGCCTAGGGTACACATACCTTTCATCAAGAAGCCATCACGAAAAATATCAAAGCTCCAGAAAATGCAACTTAAAGCTTCTCGAGCGAACATATTTTCTTACCTAGCCTCTCGGAGGGACAACACAGAGAAGTGTTCTTGTGCATCATGCCATCTCGATGTTTTTGTGAG GAATGCAACAACATGCAGTACTTGCCAAG GTTTCTGTCACAAGGAATGTACTATGAGTACGCAACATACAGTTGGGAAAGTTGAACTTTTGGTAACCTGCAAACGGTGCTACCTTGCTAGAGCCCGTTCACTAATGAATCAGAGACATCCAACAACAGCCGCTGTCCTGATCGACAGACCGTTTCAAAATGCAGTCACTCCAGTCACCAAGACACAGTTTAAGCCTCCTAATCAACAGTTACCATCTTCCAACATACGCAGCACCACTTCAGGTGTTAAACAAATCACTCCTGATTCCAATTTGGCACCTAAAAGTAAACACAAAACATTGTCTTGGGGGATCATATGGAGGAAAAAGAACGTGGAAGAAGACACAG GTGTTAACTTCAGACATCAACATGTTCTGTTGGCTGCACGCTCTGATCAGCCGAATCCGGAACCAGTTTGCTGTCTCTGCAAACTGCCGTATAATCCTGGTCTAACATATATTCACTGTACAAATTGTGACA CATTTGTATGCAGAGTGGTACCACATTGA